The proteins below are encoded in one region of Terriglobia bacterium:
- a CDS encoding YbjQ family protein: MTTTQFELHGFEVVQTLGMVRGIIVRSRSIFGTIGASLQTLVGGNITLLTNLCERTRQEALDLMLQHAGQLGANAVVGVRYDATEIMQGVTEVLAYGTAVVVKPKNS, from the coding sequence ATGACCACCACGCAGTTTGAGCTGCATGGCTTTGAAGTGGTGCAAACACTGGGCATGGTACGCGGAATCATTGTGCGTTCCCGTTCGATCTTCGGCACCATTGGCGCCAGCTTACAGACGTTGGTCGGCGGCAACATCACGCTGCTGACCAACCTTTGTGAAAGAACACGCCAGGAAGCGCTGGATCTGATGTTGCAGCATGCCGGGCAGCTTGGCGCCAATGCCGTGGTCGGCGTTAGGTATGACGCGACGGAGATCATGCAGGGCGTCACGGAAGTTCTGGCGTATGGGACAGCCGTCGTGGTCAAGCCAAAGAACAGTTAA
- a CDS encoding aminotransferase class I/II-fold pyridoxal phosphate-dependent enzyme, with translation MLSRRSFFKTAGLGAAVAASASLPTELLSWAEPQRTPQPGGPILLNSNENAYGPFPSVLAMKNPFQDANRYPDRGYDKLIERIAAMHNVKADQVTLGCGSTEILKMAASAFTGPGKKLVMASPTFEAIEFYAKAANAEVVKVPLAATYAHQLVQMADAVGKNGGLIYICNPNNPTASVTPRRSLEIFIRNLPPNTYVLMDEAYHDFVPVAADYISFLATPVDPDRVIVARTFSKIYGMAGLRLGYAVTSAKNSKAMAAHKVEDSTNILALRAGLTSLEHDDEHKTAELRNSFDRDEFQRQAKLRKLQVIPSWTNFVMFNTQRPIRTVIDYFKNNNIRIGRPFPPMDTYARVSLGQPAEMKAFWQVWDKMAAGNRPNGSGRFLR, from the coding sequence ATGCTATCCCGCAGATCGTTTTTCAAGACCGCTGGACTTGGCGCTGCTGTGGCCGCCTCCGCAAGCCTTCCTACCGAACTACTGAGTTGGGCCGAGCCTCAGCGCACGCCGCAGCCGGGCGGCCCTATCCTGCTCAACAGCAATGAGAACGCTTACGGGCCATTTCCCAGCGTGCTGGCCATGAAGAACCCGTTTCAGGACGCCAACCGCTATCCTGACCGCGGCTATGACAAGCTGATCGAGCGCATTGCCGCCATGCACAATGTGAAGGCCGACCAAGTAACGCTGGGCTGCGGATCGACAGAGATTCTCAAGATGGCTGCCAGCGCGTTTACCGGTCCGGGCAAAAAGCTGGTGATGGCTTCGCCGACGTTTGAAGCGATTGAATTCTATGCCAAGGCCGCGAATGCTGAAGTAGTGAAGGTCCCTCTGGCTGCCACGTATGCTCACCAGCTGGTGCAGATGGCGGACGCCGTAGGGAAAAACGGCGGATTGATCTACATCTGCAACCCCAACAATCCCACGGCCAGCGTAACGCCGCGGCGCAGCCTGGAAATTTTTATCCGCAACCTACCGCCGAACACCTACGTGCTGATGGATGAGGCTTATCACGACTTCGTCCCCGTGGCCGCCGACTATATCTCTTTTCTGGCAACGCCGGTCGACCCCGACCGCGTCATTGTGGCCCGCACGTTCTCAAAGATTTACGGCATGGCCGGCCTCAGGCTGGGATATGCCGTTACTTCGGCCAAGAACAGCAAAGCCATGGCGGCGCACAAAGTTGAGGACAGCACAAACATTTTGGCCCTGCGCGCCGGTCTTACGTCACTTGAGCATGACGATGAACATAAGACAGCCGAGCTGCGGAACAGCTTTGACCGCGATGAATTCCAGCGCCAGGCAAAGCTGCGCAAGCTCCAGGTGATCCCCTCCTGGACAAATTTTGTAATGTTTAATACGCAGCGGCCCATCCGGACGGTGATCGATTATTTCAAGAACAACAATATCCGCATCGGCCGTCCCTTCCCGCCCATGGATACATACGCCCGCGTCTCTCTGGGCCAGCCGGCGGAAATGAAAGCCTTCTGGCAGGTCTGGGACAAGATGGCGGCGGGAAATAGGCCGAACGGCTCGGGTAGATTCCTTCGATAG
- a CDS encoding dipeptidase: MASSAVTYARENQQKFLGELKDLLRIPSVSTAPEHKEDVRRAAMFVADEMRRIGLENVEVIPTKNHPLVYGDWLHAPGKPTVLCYAHYDVQPPDPLNEWLSPPFEPTERNQNIYARGAVDDKGQLWMEIKAVEALMRGHNGKLPLNVKFIIEGEEEVGGESIAAYVRAQKAKLKADFALVCDTELFAPNLPTLCVGLRGLVYTEIEAVGAKTDLHSGMYGGAAPNPFFALIEIISKLKDSKGKILIPGFYKGMKAPSKDELKTWKRLPFNEEHYRKTEVGSKVLTGEPGYSVLYRTWARPTLEVHGMPGGFTAPGAKTVIPARAFAKVSMRLVPNQDPDDILKKYTKFIKKLTPKGIETNVKVFSKGPACVVATNNQYIKAATEALHDVFKKDTVFIRSGGSIPIVTDFQDVLKIPSVMMGFGLPDDNLHAPNEKFHIPNFYRGIESIIGFFEKLGA, encoded by the coding sequence ATGGCTTCATCCGCAGTCACTTACGCCAGAGAAAACCAGCAGAAATTTTTAGGTGAGTTAAAAGACCTGCTCCGCATCCCCAGCGTGAGCACCGCGCCGGAGCACAAAGAAGATGTCCGCCGCGCAGCCATGTTCGTGGCCGACGAGATGCGCCGCATCGGCCTGGAAAACGTTGAGGTCATCCCAACCAAGAACCATCCGCTCGTCTATGGCGACTGGCTGCACGCGCCGGGCAAGCCCACTGTACTCTGTTACGCACACTATGACGTCCAGCCGCCCGACCCGCTGAATGAATGGCTCTCGCCGCCGTTTGAGCCCACTGAGCGCAATCAGAACATCTACGCCCGTGGCGCCGTGGACGACAAAGGCCAGCTCTGGATGGAAATCAAGGCCGTGGAAGCGCTCATGCGTGGACACAACGGCAAACTGCCGCTCAACGTGAAATTTATTATCGAAGGTGAAGAGGAAGTTGGCGGCGAGTCGATCGCGGCTTACGTCCGCGCGCAAAAAGCCAAACTGAAAGCCGACTTCGCTCTGGTCTGCGATACCGAGCTCTTCGCGCCCAATCTTCCTACGCTCTGCGTGGGCTTGCGCGGCCTGGTTTATACCGAAATCGAAGCCGTCGGCGCCAAGACTGATCTGCATTCCGGCATGTACGGCGGCGCAGCGCCTAATCCGTTTTTTGCGCTCATCGAGATCATCAGCAAGCTAAAAGATTCCAAAGGCAAGATCCTGATTCCCGGCTTCTATAAAGGGATGAAAGCGCCGAGCAAAGACGAACTCAAGACTTGGAAGCGCCTGCCGTTCAATGAAGAGCACTACCGCAAGACTGAAGTCGGTTCAAAAGTGCTGACCGGCGAACCCGGCTATTCCGTGCTCTATCGCACATGGGCCCGCCCAACGCTTGAAGTCCACGGCATGCCCGGCGGCTTTACCGCTCCCGGAGCCAAGACCGTAATCCCCGCCCGCGCCTTTGCCAAGGTCTCCATGCGCCTGGTGCCCAACCAGGACCCTGACGACATCCTGAAGAAATACACCAAGTTCATCAAGAAGCTGACGCCCAAGGGAATTGAGACGAACGTCAAGGTCTTCAGCAAAGGCCCAGCCTGCGTGGTAGCCACCAACAATCAGTACATCAAAGCTGCCACCGAGGCGTTGCATGACGTTTTTAAGAAAGATACGGTCTTTATCCGCTCCGGCGGCTCCATTCCCATCGTGACCGATTTTCAGGACGTTTTGAAAATCCCCAGCGTAATGATGGGCTTTGGCCTGCCCGACGACAATCTCCACGCGCCCAACGAGAAGTTCCATATCCCCAACTTCTATCGGGGGATTGAATCGATCATCGGGTTCTTTGAGAAGCTGGGAGCATAA
- a CDS encoding OsmC family protein produces the protein MEISVEHLGDVQFEIKAGQHTFFSDQPVENGGHDEGMTPPDLLLASLGSCAGFYAAMYLRKHKLATEGTLVRVYADKLKNPARLDNFRIEIDAPVGLSEQHKAGVEEAVHHCLIHNTLLHPPQISIAVNSSELLERTA, from the coding sequence ATGGAGATTTCAGTAGAACATTTAGGCGACGTTCAGTTTGAAATCAAGGCCGGCCAGCACACATTTTTTTCTGACCAACCGGTTGAGAATGGCGGTCACGACGAAGGCATGACTCCGCCGGACTTGCTGCTGGCGTCTCTGGGCTCTTGTGCGGGCTTTTACGCTGCCATGTACTTGCGCAAACATAAGCTCGCAACTGAGGGCACGCTAGTTCGCGTATACGCCGATAAGCTAAAGAACCCCGCGCGATTGGATAATTTCCGCATAGAGATAGATGCGCCGGTCGGCTTGTCGGAGCAGCACAAGGCCGGGGTGGAAGAAGCTGTGCATCATTGCCTGATTCACAATACTCTGTTGCATCCGCCCCAAATTTCCATTGCAGTCAACAGCTCGGAATTGTTGGAACGCACGGCGTAA
- a CDS encoding cell division protein ZapA, with the protein MTQPTAAPPVRVEIYDQVYNLRGVDAEYILKLAEFVDGKMRTVGEQTSTIDSLRLAVLAALNIADEYHILKKKYDLLAGEFNRRAGQLAGALDQVLQDERRAG; encoded by the coding sequence GTGACTCAACCGACAGCAGCGCCGCCCGTCCGAGTGGAAATTTACGATCAGGTTTACAACCTCCGCGGCGTGGATGCGGAATACATCCTGAAGCTGGCGGAATTCGTGGACGGCAAGATGCGCACCGTGGGAGAACAAACATCCACCATCGATTCCCTGCGTCTGGCCGTGCTGGCGGCGCTCAATATCGCCGACGAATACCACATCCTCAAAAAGAAATATGACCTGCTGGCGGGCGAGTTCAACCGCCGTGCCGGACAGTTGGCTGGCGCCTTGGATCAGGTTCTGCAGGACGAACGCCGGGCGGGCTAG
- a CDS encoding phytanoyl-CoA dioxygenase family protein: protein MIARDREIEEPNAASLRVADDGCAIVPQVVTAEDIRCLLLGLEESTSQRTRAGVRHLLSNPVVAELAADLRLLGIAQSVLGRDAFPFKATLFDKSSMANWLITWHQGTALPLRERQETPGWGPWSTKEGIIYAHALASALERVVALRLHLDDSNQENGPLRVIPGSHCQGVLSDQQVETVVGQIEHVTCLVEQGGVIVMRPLLIHASSKSQSDKPRRVLHIEYATRDTVAAPLQLAIA from the coding sequence GTGATCGCACGTGATCGGGAGATCGAAGAACCGAACGCTGCCTCTCTTCGCGTTGCCGACGATGGCTGCGCCATTGTTCCGCAAGTCGTAACTGCTGAAGACATCCGTTGCTTGCTCCTTGGTTTAGAAGAGTCAACATCGCAGCGCACTAGAGCGGGCGTGCGACATTTATTAAGCAATCCGGTTGTGGCCGAGCTGGCAGCGGATCTGCGCTTGCTTGGGATCGCACAGTCGGTTCTAGGCCGCGATGCTTTTCCCTTCAAAGCCACACTATTTGACAAGTCCTCGATGGCAAACTGGCTGATTACCTGGCATCAGGGCACCGCCCTGCCACTTCGCGAAAGACAGGAAACGCCGGGCTGGGGACCATGGTCGACCAAAGAAGGCATAATTTATGCGCACGCTCTAGCCAGTGCGTTGGAAAGGGTTGTGGCGCTTCGGCTACATCTAGATGACTCGAACCAGGAAAATGGTCCACTGCGGGTGATTCCAGGCAGCCATTGCCAGGGTGTTTTGAGTGATCAGCAGGTTGAAACCGTTGTCGGCCAGATAGAGCATGTAACATGCTTGGTCGAGCAGGGCGGTGTCATAGTAATGCGACCTCTCCTTATTCACGCTTCGTCGAAATCCCAATCGGACAAACCTCGCCGCGTGCTTCACATCGAATACGCAACCCGGGACACGGTCGCTGCGCCTTTGCAATTGGCGATCGCGTAG
- the rplT gene encoding 50S ribosomal protein L20 has protein sequence MPRVKRGTKRRQRRKKILERASGYFLTKSKLHRAAKQAVERGLKFAYSGRKQKKRQYRSIWIVRIGAASRAQGISYNQFISGLKKAGVELDRKILADIATNDSAGFLALCETAKRANEKAKAA, from the coding sequence ATGCCTCGCGTAAAACGTGGTACTAAACGCCGCCAGCGCCGCAAAAAAATACTTGAGCGCGCAAGTGGATATTTTCTAACAAAATCAAAACTCCATCGCGCTGCTAAACAAGCGGTGGAGCGCGGCCTCAAGTTCGCCTACTCCGGACGCAAGCAGAAGAAACGCCAGTACCGGTCCATCTGGATCGTCCGTATCGGCGCGGCGTCTCGCGCCCAGGGCATCAGCTATAACCAGTTCATCAGCGGCCTCAAGAAGGCCGGCGTGGAACTGGACCGCAAGATCCTGGCTGATATCGCTACGAACGACTCCGCTGGTTTTTTGGCATTGTGCGAAACCGCGAAGCGGGCCAACGAAAAAGCCAAAGCGGCATAA
- the rpmI gene encoding 50S ribosomal protein L35, translating into MPKLKTHKGAAKRFKKTATGKIKRGKAFKRHILTSKDTKRKRHLDTDTLVSAADAPKVKRMIPY; encoded by the coding sequence ATGCCTAAACTGAAAACGCACAAAGGCGCAGCTAAACGCTTTAAGAAGACCGCGACCGGCAAGATCAAGCGCGGTAAAGCGTTCAAGCGCCATATTCTTACCTCCAAGGACACCAAGCGCAAACGCCACCTCGATACCGACACACTGGTAAGTGCGGCCGATGCGCCAAAAGTCAAGAGGATGATCCCTTACTAG
- a CDS encoding VWA domain-containing protein — protein MLPFAFETTSAQSKETPLPDSQLPTLTSRSNLVLVPVLVKSKAARIVFSLTADDFILTDNGVPQPVRIEEGALGQPLALAVIVQTGGQGAAHLRDYRNLGAILDAVIGGVPHRAAVIAFDSKPRIEQDFTPDTDAAAETIADLPDGDTGAAILDALNFGIQLLRNQPPAYRRAVLLFSETADSGSQTSLEDAVRAVEETNTAIYSFGFSTTGAAVKHEKSKLPAPGGTSYSNEPYKPGGCMSKDPKADPDAHGNRAAQALDCAGDLLPPLRLARIAFLAAKDGLKRNVPESVAQLTGGEYFAFKDSKSLAQHLITISNDVPNYYFLSFRPQSLHPGLHALELRVKNRPEYKVNARKGYWVDAGAEQPKK, from the coding sequence ATGCTTCCTTTTGCATTCGAGACGACCAGTGCTCAGAGCAAAGAAACGCCCCTTCCCGACTCTCAACTCCCAACCCTCACCTCGCGCTCGAATCTGGTGCTTGTGCCGGTACTGGTGAAAAGCAAGGCTGCCAGGATTGTCTTTTCGCTTACAGCGGACGATTTCATCCTCACAGATAACGGCGTTCCTCAGCCTGTGCGGATTGAAGAAGGCGCGCTCGGGCAGCCCCTTGCGCTGGCCGTCATCGTACAGACCGGAGGTCAGGGTGCAGCACACCTCCGTGATTATCGCAATCTGGGGGCGATACTGGACGCGGTCATTGGTGGCGTGCCACATCGCGCTGCTGTGATCGCTTTTGACAGCAAGCCTCGCATCGAACAGGACTTCACCCCAGACACTGACGCGGCTGCCGAGACGATTGCCGACCTTCCCGATGGTGATACGGGCGCGGCCATTCTTGACGCGCTCAACTTCGGCATTCAGCTGCTGCGCAATCAGCCGCCGGCCTACCGTCGCGCCGTCCTGCTCTTCAGCGAGACCGCGGATAGCGGCAGCCAGACAAGCCTGGAGGATGCCGTTCGCGCGGTAGAGGAGACGAACACGGCAATCTACAGCTTCGGTTTTTCCACCACAGGAGCCGCTGTGAAGCACGAAAAATCAAAGCTGCCTGCGCCGGGAGGAACCTCTTACTCCAACGAACCCTACAAGCCGGGCGGCTGTATGAGCAAAGATCCTAAGGCCGATCCGGATGCGCACGGCAATCGCGCCGCGCAAGCACTGGATTGCGCTGGCGATTTGCTTCCGCCATTGCGGCTGGCGAGGATCGCCTTCCTCGCCGCAAAAGACGGCCTCAAGCGCAATGTGCCTGAGTCTGTGGCCCAACTGACCGGCGGCGAATATTTTGCCTTCAAAGACTCGAAGAGCCTTGCCCAGCACCTGATCACCATCTCCAATGATGTGCCGAACTATTATTTCCTGAGCTTCCGTCCTCAGTCGCTGCACCCGGGTCTCCATGCGCTGGAACTGCGAGTAAAGAACAGGCCAGAGTATAAAGTAAACGCGCGCAAGGGATATTGGGTGGATGCTGGGGCGGAGCAACCGAAGAAATAG
- the infC gene encoding translation initiation factor IF-3 — protein sequence MNERIRAREVRVIGADGEQLGIMTPQDATRKAREQSLDLVEISATAVPPVCRIMDYGKFLYEQEKKERAAKKNQKQIVLKEVKFSVNVDEHDYVTKRNHVLRFLAEGDKVKASLRFRGREMAHQNLGRKVLERLVTEVGDKGIVEFRPRMEGNTVHVILAPPKQVPGGAKKQDKPPQQPPAQSVPRP from the coding sequence ATGAATGAGCGGATCCGCGCACGTGAAGTACGCGTGATTGGCGCGGACGGCGAGCAGCTTGGCATCATGACGCCGCAGGATGCGACCCGAAAGGCCCGGGAACAGAGTCTTGATCTGGTAGAGATTTCCGCCACCGCGGTGCCGCCTGTGTGCCGCATCATGGACTATGGCAAGTTCCTCTACGAGCAGGAAAAGAAGGAACGGGCGGCCAAAAAGAACCAGAAACAGATCGTCCTGAAGGAAGTAAAGTTCAGCGTGAACGTGGATGAGCATGATTACGTCACCAAAAGAAACCACGTTTTACGGTTTCTTGCCGAAGGTGACAAGGTAAAAGCCAGCCTGCGTTTCCGCGGACGAGAAATGGCCCACCAGAATCTGGGAAGAAAAGTTCTGGAGCGGCTGGTGACTGAAGTCGGCGACAAAGGAATTGTGGAATTCAGGCCGCGTATGGAAGGCAATACGGTCCACGTGATCCTGGCTCCTCCAAAACAGGTGCCCGGCGGCGCAAAAAAGCAGGATAAACCGCCGCAGCAGCCTCCAGCACAAAGCGTACCGAGACCGTAA
- the smc gene encoding chromosome segregation protein SMC, whose protein sequence is MLKLKKLQILGFKSFCDRTELKFPGEGIAAVVGPNGCGKSNISDSISWVLGEQSAKSLRGVRMEDVIFAGTRDRKPTGMAEVSLTLIDPQVYEGEVSAQPEIDVRDDMPSEDDWDEASVRANAAEATEAHVAEVQPGPLDWKEGMEGEPSDAQATAVAEESTADATQEGSPQATAGQPASTEPDVADAQAAQTNGAVVLKIRRRKFKPMAFAKGEIMVTRRLFRTGESEYLLNGKLCRLRDIQDIFMGTGLGPESYAIIEQGRIGQILSSKPYDRRAIIEEAAGITKFKTKKRLAEARLEQSRLNLARINDIFDEVTKQMNSLKRQASKAERYARLRDEMKEKLRVVLASKFAQMGRDEAGLNDSLEAVGEEIRGHAEAVSAKETEFSERTQRGYAIESEIAHNSQTMNALAVETERAISRRGSNQERCAELDARSAAAQAELERAQAQLLSLTEEVQTNRSFAESAASEVAAAQHEWQAAQQSSQDAATALSDLERQQEARRQNVMEAMSSASQVRNQVIQAEEHMTALDREAMRLEREATAAQIDIESFGGKRGQIAFEFETITQTAAALGTRIQEIRGLIESKRKEEEDGKRNLDTLRAEYATALGKKSSLESVINEHGYSTESVKRLFQSNAMGHGFTPAGVLADFLEVETRYEGVVEEFLRDELNYVVVKSWDSANEGMRLLQSDVDGRATFLVHPEDAQAKFSFAASDAPPPTSERREELVSLKNCIRVLDGFGRSLEVVLPKLRDGYITADASIARNLALENPDAYFLSATGECFHNVTVTGGKQRKEGPLSLKRELREIGKIASDLEAAIRNEQARVQTLGRELTELSKLLSTLEEERREAEKQALTSGHALKQMESDLARTEQRLNTYRLEIERTRSARNEKELVVAKKREQAEALEQKRQALEDEMKVAQQRLVSLKTARDEAAQTASQAAAHLAVVEERRRTAASALERIEALAAEAKQRVESLQTQIHSAAAEKVQREAENMQIADRLEALSTEKAAAEATGVQLQHESDQVRARIAEIDQELKAARIELDAARERKSEIGTLLAKLQSDLAHMAESCLNELGISADDLRANTEIPLVEGEQLALDENSYREMRTKLDNMGPVNMMALEEFKETETRHQFLETQRKDLLESIENTQATIKEIDEFSRQKFQEAFDRINENFQFTFRKLFGGGQAFMRLTDEVNTAESGIDVVASPPGKKLQNVLLLSGGEKALTALSLLVGIFQYQPSPFCILDEVDAPLDEANIGRFTELIREMAVQTQFIIITHSKKTMSIAPVMYGVTMQEPGVSKIVSVKFGAESGIQRAASA, encoded by the coding sequence TTGCTAAAACTTAAGAAGCTGCAAATCCTTGGATTCAAGTCCTTCTGTGACCGCACGGAGCTGAAGTTTCCGGGCGAAGGTATTGCCGCCGTGGTGGGTCCCAACGGGTGCGGAAAGTCCAATATCTCTGACTCCATTTCCTGGGTGCTGGGAGAGCAGTCCGCCAAGAGCCTGCGCGGCGTGCGCATGGAAGACGTAATCTTTGCCGGCACGCGCGACCGCAAGCCCACCGGCATGGCTGAAGTGTCGCTCACGCTGATTGATCCCCAGGTGTATGAGGGCGAGGTCAGCGCCCAGCCAGAAATCGACGTCCGGGATGACATGCCGTCAGAAGACGATTGGGATGAGGCTTCTGTCCGCGCCAATGCCGCTGAAGCCACTGAAGCCCACGTCGCGGAAGTGCAGCCCGGTCCACTCGACTGGAAAGAGGGCATGGAAGGCGAGCCGTCGGATGCTCAAGCTACTGCTGTAGCCGAAGAAAGCACCGCAGATGCGACGCAGGAAGGATCGCCACAAGCAACGGCAGGACAACCAGCTTCGACCGAGCCCGATGTAGCTGATGCCCAAGCCGCGCAGACCAACGGCGCTGTGGTCCTCAAGATCCGCCGCCGCAAGTTCAAGCCCATGGCATTCGCCAAAGGCGAAATCATGGTCACGCGGCGACTGTTCCGCACCGGCGAAAGCGAATATCTCTTAAACGGCAAGCTCTGCCGCCTGCGTGACATTCAGGACATCTTTATGGGCACCGGCCTGGGGCCGGAGTCATACGCCATCATCGAACAGGGCCGTATTGGCCAGATCCTGAGCAGCAAGCCGTATGATCGCCGCGCCATCATTGAAGAAGCCGCCGGCATTACCAAGTTCAAGACCAAAAAGCGGCTGGCGGAAGCACGGCTGGAACAGTCGCGACTCAATCTGGCCCGCATCAATGACATCTTTGACGAAGTCACAAAGCAGATGAACTCGCTCAAGCGCCAAGCCTCCAAGGCTGAGCGCTATGCCCGCCTGCGCGACGAGATGAAAGAAAAGCTGCGCGTGGTGCTGGCCAGCAAGTTCGCCCAGATGGGCCGCGATGAAGCCGGGCTGAACGATTCGCTGGAAGCCGTTGGCGAAGAGATTCGCGGACATGCCGAGGCCGTGAGCGCCAAAGAAACAGAATTCTCAGAGCGCACGCAACGCGGCTACGCCATTGAAAGCGAGATCGCGCACAACAGCCAGACAATGAATGCCCTGGCCGTTGAGACTGAGCGCGCTATTTCCCGCCGTGGATCGAACCAGGAGCGTTGCGCTGAGCTGGACGCGCGTTCTGCAGCAGCCCAAGCCGAACTCGAGCGTGCGCAAGCGCAATTGCTTTCCTTGACTGAAGAAGTGCAAACCAACCGCAGCTTTGCCGAATCCGCGGCTTCTGAAGTTGCCGCAGCACAGCATGAATGGCAAGCGGCGCAGCAGTCTTCGCAGGACGCGGCCACTGCCCTCTCCGATCTTGAACGCCAGCAAGAAGCGCGCCGCCAGAACGTAATGGAAGCCATGTCTTCGGCCTCGCAGGTGCGTAATCAGGTGATCCAGGCAGAAGAGCACATGACCGCGCTGGATCGCGAAGCCATGCGGCTTGAGCGCGAGGCTACCGCCGCGCAGATTGACATTGAAAGCTTCGGCGGCAAGCGCGGACAGATCGCTTTTGAGTTTGAAACCATCACGCAAACCGCCGCTGCTCTGGGTACTCGTATCCAGGAGATTCGCGGGCTCATTGAAAGCAAGCGCAAGGAGGAAGAAGATGGCAAGCGCAATCTTGATACTCTTCGCGCCGAGTATGCTACTGCTCTGGGCAAGAAAAGCTCGCTGGAATCGGTGATCAATGAGCACGGCTACTCCACGGAATCCGTAAAGCGCCTGTTCCAGTCGAACGCCATGGGCCATGGATTCACCCCTGCCGGCGTGCTGGCAGACTTCCTTGAAGTCGAAACCCGTTATGAAGGCGTGGTGGAAGAATTCCTGCGCGACGAACTAAATTACGTCGTGGTCAAGTCCTGGGATTCGGCCAATGAAGGCATGCGTCTGCTTCAATCAGACGTTGACGGCCGCGCGACTTTCCTTGTCCATCCTGAAGACGCGCAAGCCAAATTTTCCTTCGCCGCCAGTGACGCGCCGCCACCGACTTCGGAGCGGCGAGAAGAACTCGTCTCACTAAAGAACTGCATCCGCGTGCTGGATGGCTTTGGCCGGTCGCTTGAAGTTGTGCTGCCCAAGCTGCGCGATGGCTACATTACCGCCGACGCCAGCATTGCCCGCAACCTGGCGCTGGAAAACCCCGACGCATATTTCCTCTCCGCCACCGGCGAGTGCTTCCACAACGTAACGGTGACAGGCGGCAAGCAGCGCAAAGAAGGTCCTCTTTCGCTCAAGCGCGAACTGCGTGAGATTGGCAAGATCGCTTCTGACCTGGAAGCGGCAATCCGGAACGAGCAGGCGCGTGTGCAGACTCTTGGCCGTGAACTCACAGAACTGAGTAAGCTGCTGAGCACGCTGGAAGAAGAGCGCCGCGAGGCGGAAAAGCAGGCCCTTACCTCGGGCCATGCCCTCAAGCAAATGGAGTCTGATCTGGCGCGCACGGAACAGCGCCTGAACACCTATCGCCTGGAGATTGAGCGGACGCGGTCAGCCCGGAACGAGAAAGAACTTGTTGTCGCAAAGAAGCGCGAACAGGCGGAAGCGCTGGAACAGAAACGCCAGGCGCTGGAAGACGAGATGAAGGTCGCGCAGCAACGGTTAGTCTCCTTGAAGACGGCGCGTGACGAAGCCGCGCAGACTGCTTCACAAGCTGCGGCGCATCTCGCTGTGGTGGAAGAGCGTCGCCGCACAGCGGCATCTGCACTGGAACGGATTGAAGCACTGGCAGCCGAAGCCAAGCAGCGGGTCGAGTCATTGCAGACGCAGATCCATTCTGCGGCTGCAGAGAAAGTCCAGCGCGAAGCGGAGAACATGCAAATCGCGGACCGTCTGGAAGCGCTGAGCACTGAAAAAGCTGCGGCGGAAGCCACCGGAGTACAGCTTCAGCATGAGTCTGACCAGGTCCGCGCACGTATTGCCGAAATCGATCAAGAACTGAAAGCCGCACGTATTGAATTGGACGCCGCGCGTGAGCGCAAGAGTGAGATCGGCACGCTGCTGGCCAAGTTGCAGTCTGACTTGGCGCACATGGCTGAATCCTGCTTGAACGAGCTCGGCATCAGCGCAGACGACCTCCGCGCCAACACAGAAATTCCGTTGGTGGAAGGCGAGCAGCTTGCGCTGGATGAAAATAGCTATCGCGAGATGCGTACGAAGCTGGACAACATGGGTCCGGTGAACATGATGGCACTGGAAGAATTCAAGGAGACCGAGACGCGCCACCAGTTTCTGGAGACGCAGCGCAAGGACCTGTTGGAGTCCATTGAGAACACGCAGGCCACCATCAAGGAGATCGACGAGTTCTCACGCCAGAAATTCCAGGAAGCGTTTGACCGCATCAATGAGAATTTCCAGTTTACCTTCCGCAAGCTCTTTGGCGGCGGACAGGCCTTCATGCGCCTGACGGACGAAGTGAACACAGCCGAAAGCGGCATTGACGTGGTGGCTTCACCTCCGGGCAAGAAGCTGCAAAACGTACTGCTGCTTTCCGGCGGTGAAAAAGCGCTCACCGCTCTGTCACTGCTGGTCGGCATCTTCCAGTATCAGCCCAGCCCGTTCTGTATCTTAGACGAGGTGGACGCACCGCTGGACGAAGCTAACATCGGCCGCTTCACGGAACTGATCCGGGAAATGGCCGTGCAGACACAGTTCATCATCATCACGCACAGCAAGAAAACGATGTCGATTGCGCCAGTGATGTATGGAGTGACGATGCAGGAGCCGGGCGTATCAAAGATCGTCTCCGTGAAGTTTGGCGCGGAAAGCGGAATTCAAAGAGCAGCGTCGGCGTAA